From the Pontibaca methylaminivorans genome, the window ACCCGGCGGCGGCATTGCGCGGGTTGGCAAAGGCGCGCGCCCCTGCCCGTTCCTGCCGCGCGTTCAGTGCCGCGAAATCGGGCTTGGTCATATAGACCTCGCCCCGGATTTCGAGCACCGCGGGCGCATCCTTGATCCGGGCCGGAATATCGGCAATGGTGCGGGCGTTCGCGGTCACGTCCTCGCCGACGCTGCCGTCGCCCCGGGTCGCGGCCTCGACCAGATGGCCCGATTCATAGCGCAGCGCGAGCGAAAGCCCGTCGATCTTCGGCTCGACCGTATAGGCCAGCGCGTCCCCGGCCCCAAGGCCCAGGTAGCGGCGCACGCCCGCATCGAACCCGGCAACGTCCTCGGCGCTGAAGGCATTGCCGAGCGACATCATCCGCTGCCGGTGCCGGACCTTGGCAAAACCCTCGGCCGGGCGCGCACCGATATGGGCGCTCGGGCTGTCGCGGCGCACAAGGTCGGGAAACCGCGCCTCGATTGCGGCATTGCGCCGCTTGAGCCGGTCGTATTCGGCATCGGAAATCTCGGGCGCGTCCTCGCGATGATAGGCGATGTCGGCCCGGCCGATCAGATCGGCCAGCCGCGCAAGCTCGGTCTCGGCTGTTTCGCGTGTCAGATGCTCGACGCTGATTTCCATGTCCAAGGCACATACCACCTGCATTTCCCTGCTGACGTGATAGGGCGCGAAGGCCGGCAGATCCAGCCGGATGACCCCGCGGTCGCGGCCATGCGGGCGCCTGTCACCCGGCCGGGGCCGGCGCGGCCGGGGATGGGGGGTCAGGGCTGATAGCTGCGCACCAATGCCCCGGCGACCAGACTCCAGCCGTCGGCGACCACGAAGAAGGCAAGCTTGAACGGAAGCGCGACGATCGCCGGCGGCACCATCATCATCCCCATGGACATGAGCACCGCCGCGACCACCAGGTCGATGATCAGGAATGGCAGGAAGATCAGGAATCCGATCTGGAAGGCACGGGCGATCTCGGACAGCAGGAAGCTCGGCACCAGCACCGACATCGGTGCATCGGGGGCGGGTTCCAGCACCTCGAGCCCGGGGCGCAGTTCGGCCATCGAGCGGAAGGTGCCGGCATCGACCCGCGCCGCCATGAATTCGCGGAACGGGATCAGCACGCGTTCGATCGCGGTCTCGGTGTCGATGGTTTCGGCCAGCAGCGGCGATATGCCGGTGTCCCAGGCCTGCGTGAACACCGGCTCCATCACGAAATAGGTCAGGAACAGCGCAAGGCTCACGATCAGCATGTTGGGCGGGCTCTGCTGAAGGCCGATCGCCTGCCGCAGGATGCCGAGCACCGTGACCAGAAACGGAAAGCAGGTCACCATGATCGCAAGGCCGGGCGCGAGGCTCAGCAGGGTGATCAGGACGATGAGCTGGATCGAGCGCGCGGAAACCGAGCCGCCCTCGCCGAGCGAAAGCGTGATCTCCTGCGCCTGCGCCACCTGCGGAACAAGCAGAAGCGCACCGATCGCAAGGGCCGCCGGTACCGCGGCGGGGATCCTCATCCGAGCCCGCTCTGAAGGTCGGCGATCTCGCTCAGGCGCACCGCCAGCTGGCTGCCGTGCTCGCCCTCGATCTGTTCGAGCTGGCCGCGCGCGACAAGACGGTCGCCGACGTAAAGCTCGACCGGATCCTCGATCCGACGGTCGAGCGTCAGAACCGCGTTGCGGCCCATGGTCATCAGGTCGCGGATCAGCGGCCGCGCCTTGCCGACCGAGACGATGATCTCGATCGGAACCGAATCGAACGGGCGCGGCGTCGCGACTCCGGTCTCTGCTCCTGCCCCGGCGTCGGGGTTGGCCTCGTTTGTCCTGTCGTCATCCATTGCCTGCGTCCTTGCCCACATCCTCGAAAAACGATCCGATCGATTCACTCAGGGCAGCGATCAGGCCCGGCGCGTCGATCTCGTGCTCGCGCTCTCCGATCCGGATGATCGCGGCCCCCTCGTCGAGCGCAGGATCTTCCGCCACCGTGACCCGCAGCGCGACGTCCGGCGCCAGCAATTCGCGCAGCCCCTGCCCCTCGCCCGTCGCGACCGTGATCCGCACCGGCCCGGCCATCCGCTCGCGGCTGAGATCGCCAAGCTTTTCCACGACATGATGACCGAAGCCGCGCATCATGACCTCGGGAAGGACCGCGGCGGTGAGGCTGCGGAACACGGGCTCGATGGCCTCGAGAAGCTGCCCGCGCACCTCGTGATAGGTAAAGGACAGATCCTCGAGCGTGCGGGCAAGCGCGGCCGAGACCCGGGCGCGCTCCTGATCGCGGGCCGCCATCGCGTCGTCCCAGCCGGCCGAATATCCCTGCTCGAAGGCCGCAAGCCGGTGATCCTCGAGCGCCTCTTCGGACAGGATCCGCAGGCCGCTGCCAGCGGGATCGTCATTGCCGAAGTCCTCGAACAGATGCGAGACGGGCATCAGGCGCTCTCTCCCTGTTCGTCAAGCCAGCTGCGCAGGATCTCGACGGTCTGCTCCTGGCGCTCTCCGATCATCGCGCGCAGCCGCTCCGACGGGCTGGCCGCGCCGGCACCGGCGAGGGCGACCTCGTTCTCGCGGCGCCGCACCGGCGCAGTTTCAAAGCGGGGATCCGGCCCGTCGTCGATCTCTCCGGTCAGCGCCTCGGGCGCATCGACCGGTTCGCTGCGCGCGGGTTTCGGCAGGGCGCCGGTCTCCGGTCGGGGCAGCGCCGGGTGCGGCCGGGCGAGAATCGGGCGCACGACGAACAGGCCGAGAACGATCGCGACGATCGCCAGCGCCAGGATCTGGATGAGCGACATGAGATCGAGCCCGAGCCCCTTGAGGAACGTCGTGCTGGCCATGGTGCCCTCCTCCGCGACCGCCGGCAGTTCCATCGAGCGCAGCGTGATGACGTCGCCGCGCTCCGCGTCGAATCCGACCGCCGAGGCAACCAGTTCGCGCAGCGCCTCGAGTTCGGCCTCCGCACGCGGCTGCACCGTGACCGCGCCGGTCGCATCCGCGCCGCTCACCCCGTTCACGAGCACCGCGACCGTGAGCCGGCGTACCGCCCCCGGCCCGCGCAGGATTTCATGTTCGGTCTGCGAGACCTCGTAGTTCACGCGCTCGCGCGTCTCGCTGCTCTGGGCCTGCGAGCCGTCGGAGCGTGCGCCGTCGCCCTCCGGCAGATGCGAGGCGATCGTGACCTCGCCCTGCCCCTGGTTGCGCGAGGAATCGCGCCGCTCCTCGGTGTCGGTGCTGATCGCGACGCGTTCCTCCGGGTCGATCTGGCGGCGGCGGATCGATTCGGTGTCGGTCACGGTCTCCACGCTCACCTCGACCACGGCATTGCCGGCCCCGACCCGGGCCTCGAGCAGGCGCAGAACCCGGCTGCGCAACTGCTGGGAGCGCTCGTCGGCGGAATTCGCGACCGTTTCGCTCTCCGCCGGGCCGACGAGCCCGCGGCGCGAATCGATCACCGCAACATTCTCGACCTCCATCCCGGTGATGGCCGAAGCCACCAGATAGCGGATGGCATTGGCCTGTTCGGGAGAGATCGGGCCGCCCCGCGCGGTCAGCAGAACCGATGCGGTCGGCGCGGCGGCGCGCTGGAACGGGCCCGCGGCGGCATGGGCGATATGCACCCGCGCCTGCGAGACATGGGGGCTTGCGACGATGGTGCGGGCCAGTTCGCCCTCCTTCGCGCGCCAGTATGTTGCATCGAACATCTGCGCCGTGGTGCCGAATCCGCTCAGCGAATCAAGCAGCTCATAGCCCCGCCCGCCGGTCGCGGGCAGCCCGTCACCGGCCAGGATCATGCGCAGTTCATCCCGCCGGGCCGCGGGCACGTGGATCGCGTTGCCGCTGATCCGGTAGGCGACCCCATGCTGTTCAAGCGCCTGCACGACCTCGCCGGCCGCATCCGGCTCGAGCCCCGCGTAAAGCAGCTGCATCGAGGGGCGCGCGGCCAGCGCCGACATGACCATGACGATCAGCACCGTTGCCGCGCC encodes:
- the fliF gene encoding flagellar basal-body MS-ring/collar protein FliF translates to MQQLVRTWSGLGRRRQIIVAAAGAATVLIVMVMSALAARPSMQLLYAGLEPDAAGEVVQALEQHGVAYRISGNAIHVPAARRDELRMILAGDGLPATGGRGYELLDSLSGFGTTAQMFDATYWRAKEGELARTIVASPHVSQARVHIAHAAAGPFQRAAAPTASVLLTARGGPISPEQANAIRYLVASAITGMEVENVAVIDSRRGLVGPAESETVANSADERSQQLRSRVLRLLEARVGAGNAVVEVSVETVTDTESIRRRQIDPEERVAISTDTEERRDSSRNQGQGEVTIASHLPEGDGARSDGSQAQSSETRERVNYEVSQTEHEILRGPGAVRRLTVAVLVNGVSGADATGAVTVQPRAEAELEALRELVASAVGFDAERGDVITLRSMELPAVAEEGTMASTTFLKGLGLDLMSLIQILALAIVAIVLGLFVVRPILARPHPALPRPETGALPKPARSEPVDAPEALTGEIDDGPDPRFETAPVRRRENEVALAGAGAASPSERLRAMIGERQEQTVEILRSWLDEQGESA
- the fliP gene encoding flagellar type III secretion system pore protein FliP (The bacterial flagellar biogenesis protein FliP forms a type III secretion system (T3SS)-type pore required for flagellar assembly.), which encodes MRIPAAVPAALAIGALLLVPQVAQAQEITLSLGEGGSVSARSIQLIVLITLLSLAPGLAIMVTCFPFLVTVLGILRQAIGLQQSPPNMLIVSLALFLTYFVMEPVFTQAWDTGISPLLAETIDTETAIERVLIPFREFMAARVDAGTFRSMAELRPGLEVLEPAPDAPMSVLVPSFLLSEIARAFQIGFLIFLPFLIIDLVVAAVLMSMGMMMVPPAIVALPFKLAFFVVADGWSLVAGALVRSYQP
- a CDS encoding FliM/FliN family flagellar motor switch protein, with the protein product MDDDRTNEANPDAGAGAETGVATPRPFDSVPIEIIVSVGKARPLIRDLMTMGRNAVLTLDRRIEDPVELYVGDRLVARGQLEQIEGEHGSQLAVRLSEIADLQSGLG
- a CDS encoding FliH/SctL family protein; its protein translation is MPVSHLFEDFGNDDPAGSGLRILSEEALEDHRLAAFEQGYSAGWDDAMAARDQERARVSAALARTLEDLSFTYHEVRGQLLEAIEPVFRSLTAAVLPEVMMRGFGHHVVEKLGDLSRERMAGPVRITVATGEGQGLRELLAPDVALRVTVAEDPALDEGAAIIRIGEREHEIDAPGLIAALSESIGSFFEDVGKDAGNG